The Amycolatopsis umgeniensis DNA segment GGCTGATTCAGACCTGGCCATCCAGCGCACAGACGTAAGCCTGAGTGGCAGGCTCCTCCCTGGCAGGCGTCCCGTGCTTCACGATGGTCCGAGACGTTCGTTCGCGGCACGGAACCTATGAGTGGCTGCGAGAGCGTGGCCGCATCGACGTCACGTCGCCTGCTGACTTCCGCTCTTGGGCCTGGGCCGGATCGGCGAACCTAGCTGCGTAGGTTGCCGATGACGAACTCCGCCATTTTCTTGACCGCACCGCAGGGATCGTTCAGCCAGGGGCCCGCTTCCGGCTTGCCCCGGGTGTTGGCCTTGATGTGCACCAGCGTGTTGTCGTCGACGCCGAGAACCAGCCTGCACGCCAGAGGCCCCTCGTCACGCCTGCTCGGAATGTTCTCTTCGACATCCACGATCACCGCAGGGTAGCCGTTGATCGTCATCTCTTCCCAGTGGTTGCCGGCATCGCGGCCTTGGGCGCGGCCGCTGTACAACGTGCTGATGCTCTCCCGCAGCGGCGGAAACCAGGATGTGGTCACGTCGACCGACCGGCCGAGCACGATCAGGCATTGACCCTGCCGGGTCTGTTCGTGCCTGCCTTCACCGAAGCCGATGCTCCGCAGCTGCTCCACGGTGATCGCCGAACACGGATCGGCGATGAACTTGTTGCCGTTCAGCTGTGCGGGGATCGGCGGGACCGAGGCCGACGGTCCCGGCGGCGGAGGCGGCGGGCTCGTTCCGCAGCCGGCCATCACCACCAGTCCGCCGGCCATCAGCATGGCGAGCCCTCGGGCGGGACGTCGTGTCACGAAG contains these protein-coding regions:
- a CDS encoding DUF3558 domain-containing protein; this encodes MTRRPARGLAMLMAGGLVVMAGCGTSPPPPPPGPSASVPPIPAQLNGNKFIADPCSAITVEQLRSIGFGEGRHEQTRQGQCLIVLGRSVDVTTSWFPPLRESISTLYSGRAQGRDAGNHWEEMTINGYPAVIVDVEENIPSRRDEGPLACRLVLGVDDNTLVHIKANTRGKPEAGPWLNDPCGAVKKMAEFVIGNLRS